A genomic window from Chrysoperla carnea chromosome 3, inChrCarn1.1, whole genome shotgun sequence includes:
- the LOC123295736 gene encoding zinc finger protein on ecdysone puffs-like — MANRRHGSGNRTYSHSPMTVSPWQGGLPPNMGPQLGVSQLSDSQAQLALAITSLLRSNNPLPSMQQPPSLLNLPQVNNPGISDYRQQSYGRSNRPIDRRSRYSDSKSYGRRDDSRRNDSRKSSSGTNYRTTVTDKSSIKKTKDDESKNKNDSKTESSDAENIEKNDVNRDDAENEEENSNNKTEKKEVKSKDGKYSGIPVHFLKCIPCDKSMWDGESFEKHLRGRAHSLVFESLEDSYKIQADMLRQSIRLGEERKAIELNRMRRLGKQVDMRKGIHCNMCDYNFYGREAVHRKSDGHQKLKQFLHPRCKRCRLEFPTRIEWEEHRLTPEHLLKLLNSRENIESMGYEIDESEDCLLNTNGGEDEKESAEEGENIIFDVNDGTDFIDNFENRLPQLKKNRTIGASFISEVTGSFCKLCNRFFLTKETSELHTKSICHYEKYIQLLKKKHQEKKKEEESLENLISEESKTEENVKREVDDDTHDDNEGNWKRRKTTSDSEENIEDTKSTTKTENLYDPMEADEEYQNKQNETTEKLTTKEVEIKQEKLSTPVKSGATIAEIVVEDLKDSEKSEDKESSPVAVEIKTETQTPKPKTRPRIGPLSKTRGNRSQ; from the exons ATGGCAAATCGACGCCACGGTAGCGGTAATCGAACATATTCTCATAGTCCAATGACTGTTAGCCCTTGGCAAGGTGGTTTACCACCGAATATGGGGCCACAACTTGGAGTTTCACAGTTATCCGATTCACAAGCTCAATTAGCACTGGCTATAACTAGCCTGTTAAGATCTAATAATCCCTTACCATCAATGCAGCAACCCCCTTCACTTCTTAACTTACCTCAAGTTAACAATCCTGGAATTTCCGATTACAGACAACAAAGTTATGGCCGATCGAATCGGCCTATTGATAGGCGCAGCAGATATAGTGATTCAAAG AGCTACGGTCGCAGAGATGATTCTCGTCGAAATGATTCACGTAAATCCAGTAGTGGCACAAATTATCGTACCACTGTTACTGATAAATCATCCATCAAAAAAACCAAAGATGacgaatcgaaaaataaaaatgattctaaAACCGAGAG ctCGGATGCCgagaatattgaaaaaaatgacgTTAATCGAGATGATGCTGAAAATGAAGAAGAAAATTCgaataataaaactgaaaagaaagaagtGAAGTCCAAAGATGGTAAATACAGTGGAATACCAGTTCATTTCTTGAAATGTATTCCATGTGATAAAAGTATGTGGGATGGAGAatcttttgaaaaacatttacgtGGTCGAGCACATAGTTTAGTTTTTGAAAGTTTGGAAGATAGTTATAAAATTCAAGCTGATATGTTACGACAAAGTATACGTTTAGGTGAAGAACGTAAAGCAATTGAATTGAATCGTATGAGACGATTAGGCAAACAAGTTGATATGCGTAAAGGAATTCACTGTAATATGtgcgattataatttttatggaagAGAAGCGGTACATCGAAAATCAGATGGACATCAAAAGTTGAAGCAGTTCTTACATCCGCGTTGTAAACGTTGTCGATTAGAGTTTCCTACTCGTATTGAATGGGAAGAACATCGATTAACACCGgaacatttattaaaacttttaaatagtcGAGAAAATATAG aaTCAATGGGTTATGAAATTGATGAATCAGAagattgtttattaaatacaaacgGTGGCGAAGATGAAAAAGAAAGCGCTGAGGAaggtgaaaatataatttttgatgtaAACGATGGAACAGATTTCATagacaattttgaaaatcgtttaCCACAATTAAAAAAGAATCGAACGATAGGTGCAAGTTTTATATCCGAAGTAACTGGTAGCTTCTGTAAATTATGTAATCGATTTTTCTTAACCAAAGAGACTTCTGAATTACACACAAAGTCAATATGTCATTATGAAAAATACATTcagttattaaagaaaaaacatcAAGAAAAGAAGAAAGAGGAAGAgagtttagaaaatttaatatctgaAGAATCAAAGACTGAAGAAAATGTTAAACGTGAAGTCGATGACGATACACATGATGATAATGAGGGTAATTGGAAACGTAGAAAAACTACATCAGATAGTGAAGAAAATATTGAAGATACAAAATCTACTACGAAAACCGAAAACTTGTATGATCCAATGGAAGCAGACGaagaatatcaaaataaacaaaatgaaactACTGAAAAATTGACAACAAAAGAAGTggaaataaaacaagaaaaattatcGACTCCTGTTAAAAGTGGTGCAACAATTGCAGAAATAGTTGTTGAAGATTTAAAAGATAGTGAAAAAAGCGAAGATAAAGAATCGTCACCTGTAGCTGTAGAAATAAAAACTGAGACTCAAACACCAAAACCAAAAACACGACCTCGTATTGGTCCCTTATCAAAAACTAGAGGAAATCGTTCTCAATAA
- the LOC123295749 gene encoding dual specificity protein phosphatase 19 has protein sequence MFICTLFDLLFSLTLEKKYMNIPYYIMSFLAQLKDSKRTLKHTTTTVTQADGTRYVENGEFEIVPQTKVSGFVIDTKPDQIPALIIQNLYVGSQDCCELSVLEKYNIKNILSIGIEPFCKYSNYCYKFVECLDLPETNLIDILKLNCLSFIKRCLDEKENILVHCNAGCSRSPSIIIGFLIIELNYTFENAFELVKSKRPCIQINSGFLTQLKILSHS, from the coding sequence atgtttatttgtaCTCTTTTTGATTTGCTTTTCAGTTTAACTctggaaaaaaaatacatgaatattccctattacatTATGAGCTTTTTAGCACAATTGAAAGATTCTAAACGAACTTTAAAACATACAACAACTACAGTAACTCAAGCTGATGGAACTAGATACGTTGAAAATGGAGAATTCGAAATTGTACCACAGACGAAAGTTTCAGGATTTGTAATTGATACAAAACCTGATCAAATTCCTgctttaattatacaaaatctgTATGTAGGATCACAAGATTGCTGTGAATTAAGTGtccttgaaaaatataatattaaaaatatcttaagtaTTGGTATAGaaccattttgtaaatattcaaattattgttataaatttgttgAATGTCTAGATTTACCAGAAACAAAtctaattgatattttaaaattaaattgtttatcattCATTAAAAGATGTTTggatgaaaaagaaaatatattggtACATTGTAATGCAGGTTGTTCTCGATCACCATCAATTATTATCGGATTTTTGatcattgaattaaattatacatttgaaAATGCTTTCGAattagtaaaaagtaaaagaccttgtattcaaataaattcaggGTTCTTAAcacaacttaaaatattaagccACAGCTGA
- the LOC123295743 gene encoding tRNA pseudouridine synthase-like 1, with translation MNRYLIHMSYLGTQFRGAQKQVPKAFPDQLDRETIQGNLEIGLRRLRPLNKPFVVLSSRTDTGVHALHSTCHVDLESKSGKPFDSILILSTLNSYFNRCHLDIRILNVVPVNNRFHARHDAIKRTYFYRIAVTQSTSSLSPLIAFTPVEERRRCHFVTTPLDINHIKEAASLFVGKHDFRTFMETSKSHDKITRKNIDSFEILPGNSHIIQSATEFQPGSIQDYTKYTYWDFVCTARSFLHKQIRRMVGVLLSVGQGKLTYRDVKFMLQIPSKHSWDTRAVPAPPHGLYLCKVEYRPESLHNNKLEQ, from the exons atgaacagaTATTTAATTCATATGTCGTATTTAGGAACACAATTTAG gggAGCACAGAAACAAGTGCCCAAAGCATTCCCCGATCAATTAGATCGAGAAACAATACAAGGAAATTTAGAAATAGGATTAAGACGGCTGAGGCCACTAAATAAACCATTTGTTGTCTTATCTAGtcg AACAGATACTGGAGTGCACGCGTTACATTCCACCTGCCATGTTGATTTAGAATCGAAATCAGGAAAACCATTCGATAGTATTTTAATTCTTTCAACACTGAATAGTTATTTCAATCGATGTCACCTTGATATTCGAATATTGAATGTTGTTCCTGTTAACAATCGATTTCATGCACGACACGATGCTATTAAACGAACATATTTTTATCGAATAGCTGTTACACAATCGACAAGTTCATTATCTCCTTTAATAGCATTTACACCTGTTGAAGAGCGACGAAGATGCCATTTTGTTAC aACTCCTCTGGATATAAACCATATAAAAGAAGCAGCTTCCCTGTTTGTGGGTAAACACGATTTTCGTACGTTTATGGAAACATCAAAATCTCATGataaaataactcgaaaaaatattgattcttttGAAATTCTACCGGGAAATTCGCATATTATACAAAGTGCAACAGAATTCCAACCGGGGAGCATTCAAGATTATACCAAATATACATATTGGGATTTTGTATGTACAGCAAGATCTTTTTTACATAAACAG attcgACGAATGGTAGGAGTTCTTTTATCGGTTGGTCAGGGCAAATTAACTTACAGGgatgtaaaatttatgttacaaaTTCCATCAAAACATAGTTGGGATACACGTGCAGTGCCAGCTCCGCCTCATGGATTGTATTTATGTAAAGTAGAATATCGACCTGAATCACTTCACAACAATAAATTGGAACAATAA